In the Epinephelus lanceolatus isolate andai-2023 chromosome 6, ASM4190304v1, whole genome shotgun sequence genome, one interval contains:
- the pcsk9 gene encoding proprotein convertase subtilisin/kexin type 9 has product MRRTSAWYGWTLCLCASLAASAQDYPEDDEMIVDLIREDGTAPGTGAEPAAEFLKCNKAAWRMPGQYLVVLRQGAHDSHVQRTIRRLKAKAARRGYLLEILQTYSGALHGFLVKMSSDVLHLALKLPQVHYIEEDSSIFAQSAPWNLQRLLQPHGGTPENGTYRPPNDGGMAAVYLMDGSVQSSHREVEGRVLITDFNSVPEEDGVRVHRQPSQCDSHGTHMAGVVSGSDSGVARGTTVNLVRVLNCQGKGTVSGALAGVEYIRATLLARPVDAVVVLLPFIGGFSRSLNAACRDMVANGAVVIAAAGNYRDDACLYSPASEPEVITVGAVNSADQLMSQGAGGTNFGRCVDLFAPGDDIISASSDCSTCFTSRSGTSQAAAHAAGVAAVILSSNQKASPVQVLQVMLHHSVSNTINFLSLSDTHRLVTPNLVAAMPPANSTNRELLCRSVWSERSGVTSADRAISRCRQGEEMMSCSSYTPDHVHVGESITVNRGRMECVAYNAPGGTGVYAVARCCVISGLQCQVHASPEPGRDAECVSSQHHLTGCTSWSAAEISSDSRPHHGDQKRCAVKDRVTSHAVCCHAPSLECRLLENISGVKPQVEVSCPSGWTLTDCSAVSQGSAIFGPVAKGNRCRVHSATGAEGAAGIAVCCRVRPPEQPATAR; this is encoded by the exons ATGCGTCGCACCTCAGCCTGGTATGGCTGGACGCTGTGTTTGTGCGCATCTTTGGCCGCGAGCGCGCAGGACTACCCCGAGGACGACGAGATGATTGTGGATCTGATCCGCGAGGACGGGACTGCACCTGGAACCGGAGCCGAGCCCGCTGCTGAGTTCCTCAAGTGCAACAAG GCAGCTTGGCGCATGCCCGGTCAGTACCTGGTGGTTCTGCGTCAGGGGGCGCACGACTCTCACGTGCAGAGGACCATCAGGAGACTGAAAGCCAAAGCAGCCAGGAGAGGTTACCTGCTGGAGATCCTGCAGACGTACTCCGGAGCTCTGCACGGCTTCCTGGTGAAGATGAGCAGTGACGTCCTTCACCTG GCACTGAAGCTCCCTCAGGTTCACTACATCGAGGAGGACTCGTCCATCTTTGCTCAGAGCGCCCCCTGGAACCTCCAGAGGTTACTGCAGCCTCATGGTGGGACTCCTGAAAATGGAACATACAGGCCACCCA ATGATGGAGGGATGGCGGCGGTGTATCTGATGGATGGCAGTGTTCAGAGCTCTCACAGAGAGGTTGAAGGACGAGTGCTCATCACGGATTTCAACAGCGTCCCTGAAGAGGATGGAGTTAGAGTTCACAGACAG CCCAGTCAGTGTGACAGTCACGGCACGCACATGGCGGGAGTCGTGAGTGGGTCGGACTCTGGAGTTGCTCGAGGCACCACTGTTAACCTGGTCCGTGTGCTTAACTGTCAGGGGAAAGGGACCGTGTCAGGAGCTTTGGCGG GTGTAGAGTATATCCGAGCAACTTTACTGGCCCGTCCTGTGGatgctgtggttgttttgctacCTTTCATTGGTGGTTTCAGCCGTTCATTAAACGCAGCCTGTCGGGACATGGTGGCTAACGGAGCTGTGGTCATTGCTGCTGCAGGGAACTACAGAGACGACGCCTGCCTCTACTCACCTGCCTCAGAGCCAGAG GTCATCACTGTAGGGGCTGTTAACTCTGCAGACCAGCTCATGTCACAGGGAGCAGGTGGGACCAACTTTGGACGCTGCGTTGATCTGTTTGCACCCGGCGATGACATCATTAGTGCCAGTAGTGACTGCAGCACCTGTTTTACCTCCAGGAGTGGCACGTCACAGGCTGCTGCACATGCTGCtg GTGTAGCAGCAGTGATCCTGTCGTCCAATCAGAAAGCATCACCGGTGCAGGTCCTGCAGGTGATGCTGCATCATTCCGTCAGCAACACCATcaacttcctctctctgtctgacacacatcGCCTCGTCACGCCGAACCTGGTAGCAGCCATGCCTCCTGCCAACAGCACAA ACAGGGAGCTTCTGTGTCGCTCAGTGTGGTCAGAGAGGTCAGGCGTCACGAGTGCTGACAGGGCCATCAGCCGCTGTCGTCAGGGGGAGGAGAtgatgagctgcagcagctacaCTCCTGACCACGTCCACGTGGGAGAAAGCATCACT GTGAACAGAGGGCGGATGGAGTGTGTTGCCTATAACGCTCCAGGGGGCACAGGTGTGTATGCTGTGGCACGTTGCTGTGTGATAAGTGGTCTGCAGTGCCAGGTCCATGCTAGTCCTGAGCCCGGACGAGATGCTGAGTGTGTCAGCTCGCAGCACCACCTGACCG GCTGCACATCTTGGTCCGCTGCCGAGATCTCGTCTGACTCTCGTCCACATCACGGTGATCAGAAGCGTTGTGCTGTGAAAGACAGGGTGACATCACACGCCGTGTGCTGCCACGCTCCATCCTTAGAGTGCCGCCTGTTGGAAAACATATCAGGTGTTAAACCTCAG gtggaggtgtccTGTCCCTCTGGCTGGACTCTGACAGACTGTAGCGCCGTCTCTCAGGGCTCGGCTATCTTTGGGCCAGTTGCTAAGGGCAACAGATGCCGTGTCCACAGTGCCACAGGAGCCGAGGGGGCAGCTGGCATTGCTGTTTGCTGTCGTGTCAGACCACCAGAGCAGCCCGCCACAGCTCGCTGA